One genomic segment of Acinetobacter oleivorans DR1 includes these proteins:
- a CDS encoding protein-export chaperone SecB: MSVKLLDHKVMRSLVIFNSDLMDFFSKVKTVEDLPLNHEIIQPTDSVDGIYFVHYQFKHEPKLLEDNDEVKELAVIDMFFRFEVIDEEEVEQKLNNCIPSICYPYMRSFLNTLFANSGVEPVYLPLWFYKDS; encoded by the coding sequence ATGAGTGTTAAACTACTTGACCATAAGGTCATGAGAAGTCTTGTGATTTTTAATTCAGATTTAATGGATTTTTTTTCTAAAGTTAAAACTGTTGAAGATTTACCACTTAATCATGAAATTATTCAGCCTACTGATAGCGTAGATGGTATTTATTTTGTTCATTATCAATTTAAGCATGAACCAAAGCTTTTAGAAGATAACGATGAAGTAAAGGAGCTAGCTGTTATTGATATGTTTTTTCGGTTTGAAGTAATTGATGAAGAGGAAGTTGAGCAGAAGTTGAATAATTGTATACCAAGTATATGTTATCCATATATGAGAAGCTTTTTAAATACATTATTCGCCAATAGTGGTGTTGAGCCTGTATATTTACCACTTTGGTTTTACAAAGACTCTTAA
- a CDS encoding winged helix-turn-helix transcriptional regulator — translation MANSTLLKDELCPVARCVNLIGDRWSLLIVRDAFDGMRRFGDFQRSLGVARNILSDRLKKLVDAGVLEMQDASDGTAYQEYVLTAKGESLFPVVVALRQWGEQNLFESGERHSLLIDKTTGQQIPFMTPVAADGTVLKAFNTEVQKVK, via the coding sequence ATGGCGAACTCTACATTGTTAAAAGATGAACTTTGTCCTGTTGCACGTTGCGTCAATCTCATTGGAGACCGCTGGTCACTGCTCATTGTGCGTGATGCTTTTGATGGAATGCGCCGTTTTGGAGACTTCCAGCGGAGTCTGGGGGTTGCGCGAAATATTCTTTCTGATCGACTGAAAAAGTTAGTTGATGCAGGTGTTCTTGAAATGCAAGATGCTTCGGATGGCACGGCTTATCAGGAATATGTATTAACCGCTAAAGGGGAGAGTTTGTTTCCAGTGGTTGTGGCTTTGCGACAATGGGGAGAACAGAACCTATTTGAAAGTGGTGAGCGCCATTCTCTGTTAATTGATAAAACGACAGGACAACAAATTCCATTTATGACGCCAGTCGCGGCAGATGGAACAGTGCTGAAAGCTTTTAATACTGAAGTGCAAAAGGTCAAATAA
- a CDS encoding MFS transporter produces the protein MKASLASSTSHAESNKQLSSMPRGVILLFAIASGASVANVYYAQPLLDILAKDFNVSHAAIGGVVTATQIGCALALVFLVPLGDLVNRRRLMAIQLLTLISALLVVAFAHSTIILLAGMLAVGLLGTAMTQGLIAYAASAALPHEQGHVVGTAQSGVFIGLLLARVFSGGISDVAGWRGVYFCAAIIMLMIALPLWKRLPHLEVQPSAMRYPQLLASMLKLLRQEKVLQVRGVLALLMFAAFNIFWSALVLPLSEPPYNFSHTIIGSFGLVGIIGALAAARAGYWADRGYAQRTSLAALVILLLAWGPLSLMAYSLWALAIGIVLLDLGGQALHVTNQSMIFRTRPEAHSRLVGLYMLFYAIGSGLGAISTTATYVYAGWFGVCALGAGVSLLALLFWWITRKIS, from the coding sequence ATGAAAGCTTCTCTTGCATCTTCAACTTCACACGCAGAAAGCAATAAACAGCTTTCAAGCATGCCTCGTGGTGTAATTTTGCTGTTTGCTATTGCAAGTGGTGCAAGCGTAGCAAATGTCTATTATGCGCAGCCTTTACTCGACATATTGGCCAAGGACTTTAATGTTAGTCATGCTGCCATTGGTGGGGTGGTTACAGCCACTCAAATAGGTTGTGCCCTTGCCCTCGTGTTTTTAGTGCCGCTGGGTGATCTTGTAAATCGGCGTCGATTAATGGCTATTCAGTTATTGACTTTAATCTCGGCATTACTCGTAGTTGCCTTTGCTCATTCTACGATTATTCTTTTAGCAGGAATGCTTGCCGTGGGTTTACTCGGCACAGCCATGACTCAAGGGCTTATTGCTTATGCTGCAAGTGCTGCTCTCCCACATGAACAAGGACATGTAGTCGGTACTGCACAAAGTGGTGTGTTCATTGGTTTATTGCTTGCTCGTGTATTTTCAGGAGGAATTAGTGATGTAGCGGGTTGGCGTGGCGTGTACTTTTGTGCAGCCATCATCATGCTCATGATTGCGTTACCTCTTTGGAAACGTTTGCCTCATTTAGAAGTTCAACCTAGTGCCATGCGCTACCCGCAACTTCTGGCTTCTATGTTGAAACTGCTGCGCCAAGAAAAAGTACTGCAAGTGCGAGGTGTTTTAGCTTTACTCATGTTTGCAGCATTCAATATTTTTTGGAGTGCATTGGTACTACCGTTAAGTGAGCCGCCTTACAATTTTTCCCATACTATTATTGGGTCTTTTGGTCTCGTTGGAATTATTGGTGCTCTGGCTGCTGCACGTGCGGGTTATTGGGCCGACCGCGGATATGCTCAGCGCACAAGCTTAGCAGCACTTGTAATATTACTGCTTGCTTGGGGTCCACTCTCACTCATGGCTTACTCACTGTGGGCGCTAGCGATTGGCATCGTATTGCTAGACTTGGGCGGACAAGCCTTACATGTCACCAACCAAAGTATGATTTTTCGCACTCGTCCAGAAGCGCATAGCCGGCTTGTTGGTCTATACATGCTGTTTTATGCAATCGGTAGTGGATTAGGTGCAATCAGTACAACAGCCACTTATGTCTATGCTGGATGGTTTGGCGTGTGTGCACTCGGTGCAGGTGTTAGCCTTCTGGCATTATTATTTTGGTGGATAACCCGTAAAATCTCTTAA
- a CDS encoding COG4705 family protein yields MMNHENLSKTLSKVPEVTLLFWIIKIAATTLGETAGDALSMSLNLGYIISTAIFAVIFAVFVGLQIKAKNYNSFFYWATIIATTTLGTTIADFVDRTLGVGYAGGSLILLILLGVSLFVWYLSCGTISVKSVQSAKSEAFYWLTIMFSQTLGTALGDWTADTQGLGYTSAALIFGTLLLVLAICYFYTKISRTLLFWLAFVLTRPLGAVLGDFLDKPIAHGGLELSRFSASFVLLAFIVVCLVVFKPKAAQSSH; encoded by the coding sequence ATGATGAATCATGAGAATTTATCTAAAACCTTGAGTAAGGTTCCAGAAGTCACCTTATTATTCTGGATCATTAAAATTGCAGCTACAACGCTAGGTGAAACTGCTGGAGATGCGCTATCTATGTCCCTAAATTTGGGATATATCATTAGTACGGCAATTTTTGCTGTGATCTTTGCAGTATTTGTCGGACTACAAATTAAAGCTAAAAACTATAATTCATTTTTCTACTGGGCGACGATCATTGCCACTACCACGTTAGGTACGACAATTGCCGATTTCGTTGATCGAACTTTAGGTGTGGGCTATGCAGGAGGGAGCTTAATATTACTTATTTTATTAGGCGTATCTCTGTTTGTTTGGTATTTGAGTTGCGGCACAATTTCAGTAAAAAGTGTTCAATCTGCAAAAAGTGAAGCTTTCTATTGGTTAACCATCATGTTTTCTCAAACATTAGGGACAGCTTTAGGAGACTGGACTGCTGATACTCAAGGCTTAGGGTATACCAGCGCTGCTTTAATTTTTGGTACTTTATTATTGGTGTTAGCAATCTGCTATTTTTATACCAAAATTTCAAGAACCTTATTATTTTGGTTGGCCTTTGTTCTTACCAGACCTTTAGGTGCAGTATTGGGAGATTTTCTTGATAAACCTATCGCACATGGTGGATTAGAGTTAAGTAGATTTAGTGCATCTTTTGTTTTATTAGCTTTTATTGTTGTCTGTTTAGTGGTCTTTAAACCTAAAGCAGCTCAGTCGTCTCATTAA
- a CDS encoding DUF6632 domain-containing protein: protein MPTTEHIKISRFSLAAKFTGISFLLFFVGAALLIFLNIPAILLQFEWGKFLVRLVRWGELHGGGEHYELMISAIYIVWGWFLLKAANEPLKNYLFFEFTMFANIAHFGAMLVMGLVMTHETPHLIGDVLLGWVILLIYIYFWLPVRKIYKSGSELNRSV, encoded by the coding sequence ATGCCAACAACTGAACATATAAAAATATCGAGATTTAGCCTAGCCGCAAAATTTACGGGAATTAGCTTTCTGCTATTTTTTGTCGGAGCAGCGCTTCTTATCTTTTTAAATATTCCTGCAATTTTACTTCAGTTTGAATGGGGTAAATTTCTGGTTCGATTAGTTCGCTGGGGAGAGTTGCATGGAGGAGGTGAGCATTACGAGTTGATGATCTCAGCTATCTATATTGTATGGGGCTGGTTTCTTTTAAAAGCAGCGAATGAACCTCTAAAAAACTATCTATTTTTTGAATTTACCATGTTTGCAAATATTGCTCACTTCGGTGCAATGCTTGTTATGGGTTTGGTAATGACACATGAAACTCCACACTTGATTGGAGATGTATTGTTGGGTTGGGTCATTCTCTTAATTTATATTTATTTCTGGTTACCTGTGAGAAAAATCTATAAATCTGGTAGTGAATTAAATCGTTCTGTTTAA
- a CDS encoding NADH:flavin oxidoreductase/NADH oxidase family protein produces MKNELKLASPFALKEGFTLKNRLIKSALSEALAHTDGRPSKELIQLYQTWSQSGAGVLITGNVMIDSRAIGEPGNVIIEDEKDFDLIKEWADVAKSGGSEVWMQINHPGKQAIRGLNQETVSPSAVPFGPKMAAVFATPRELTQDEIEDLIQRYANTAEIAKKAGFSGVQLHGAHGYLISQFLSPHHNRRTDQWGGTIENRRRFVLEVYKEIRNRVGADYPVSIKLNSADFQRGGFTEEESLATIQALDEVGIDLIEISGGTYEKPIMQLGKPKDSTISREAYFLDFAKKVRGLSKVPLMVTGGFRSLQGIESALSNNDLDFVGLGRIFAIEPLASKRLLSGLETINQVKPLTTGFKFIDNLGALEITWYTRQMHRLGRGRLPIPNENGLKSFILDIKDKGLGIFKTRRLRAS; encoded by the coding sequence ATGAAAAACGAATTAAAACTGGCATCACCATTTGCTTTAAAAGAGGGCTTTACACTTAAAAATAGGCTAATTAAATCGGCTTTAAGTGAAGCACTAGCGCATACAGATGGGCGACCGAGTAAAGAGCTGATTCAGCTATACCAAACGTGGTCGCAATCTGGAGCTGGGGTTTTGATCACAGGTAACGTGATGATTGACTCTAGAGCAATTGGTGAACCAGGCAATGTCATTATTGAAGACGAAAAAGATTTTGACTTAATCAAAGAATGGGCAGATGTTGCTAAATCTGGAGGTAGTGAAGTCTGGATGCAAATAAACCATCCAGGTAAACAGGCAATTCGAGGATTAAATCAAGAAACAGTTTCACCATCAGCAGTACCGTTCGGGCCTAAAATGGCAGCAGTTTTTGCCACACCAAGAGAGCTGACTCAAGACGAAATAGAAGACCTGATTCAACGTTATGCAAACACTGCAGAGATTGCCAAGAAAGCAGGCTTCTCTGGTGTTCAGTTACATGGTGCACATGGTTATTTAATTAGCCAATTCCTTTCTCCGCATCATAACCGCCGTACAGATCAGTGGGGTGGAACTATCGAAAATCGACGTAGATTTGTTCTTGAGGTTTACAAGGAAATTCGCAATCGAGTCGGGGCTGACTATCCTGTAAGCATTAAATTGAACTCAGCCGATTTTCAAAGAGGTGGTTTTACCGAAGAAGAGTCGCTGGCAACCATTCAAGCACTCGATGAGGTAGGAATCGACTTAATCGAGATCTCTGGCGGAACCTATGAAAAACCGATTATGCAGTTGGGTAAACCTAAAGATTCCACAATCTCTCGTGAAGCCTACTTTTTAGACTTTGCTAAAAAAGTTCGTGGGCTTAGTAAAGTACCACTTATGGTAACTGGTGGCTTTAGAAGTCTGCAAGGAATCGAAAGTGCTTTATCGAATAACGATTTAGATTTTGTGGGTCTTGGGCGAATTTTCGCAATTGAACCGTTGGCATCAAAACGTTTATTAAGTGGGCTTGAAACGATAAACCAAGTTAAACCTTTAACTACGGGCTTTAAGTTTATTGATAACTTGGGTGCGTTGGAAATCACTTGGTATACACGTCAAATGCATCGATTAGGACGAGGGCGCTTGCCAATTCCAAATGAAAATGGTCTCAAATCTTTTATTCTAGATATTAAAGATAAAGGATTGGGTATTTTCAAAACTCGTCGATTACGTGCTTCTTAA
- a CDS encoding alpha/beta fold hydrolase, translated as MNTNIEKQQRYIQSADVTLSIYEWGTAADHNETLVFIHGYPDEAQIWDELASLLKSDFHIVTYDVRGTGLSGTPLSDAGYHMDYLISDLKTVIEQTSPQQPVHLIGHDLGALQGWEAILDDKLKPDIKSYTALAPSIDHAGMWFKENLNSKELARKFAAIKQMISSSYILFFNIPIIPELSWYLGLSKIWPKVVSQLEGKKVAPHPHQLKNAVRGLGFYRLNLFKPLINSKKRYTSVPVHVLSMTKDRFVPQHIVDKQDRWVNSSFTRTDIHAGHWGIASHPDLIAMPIRNYIQKLTA; from the coding sequence ATGAATACGAATATCGAAAAACAACAAAGATATATTCAGTCTGCTGATGTCACGCTATCAATATATGAATGGGGCACAGCGGCAGATCATAATGAAACACTTGTGTTTATTCATGGCTATCCTGACGAAGCACAAATCTGGGATGAACTGGCTTCATTACTGAAATCAGATTTTCATATTGTGACTTACGATGTACGAGGCACAGGTTTATCAGGAACTCCGTTGTCTGACGCGGGTTATCACATGGACTACCTGATTTCAGATTTAAAAACTGTTATTGAGCAAACGAGTCCTCAGCAGCCCGTACATTTGATTGGTCATGATCTTGGTGCTCTTCAAGGTTGGGAAGCGATTTTGGACGATAAGTTAAAACCAGATATCAAAAGTTATACGGCTTTAGCACCAAGTATTGATCATGCAGGTATGTGGTTTAAAGAAAATCTGAATAGCAAAGAACTTGCACGAAAGTTTGCGGCTATTAAGCAGATGATTTCTTCGAGTTATATACTGTTTTTTAATATTCCAATTATTCCAGAGTTAAGTTGGTATCTGGGACTATCTAAAATCTGGCCAAAAGTGGTTTCTCAACTCGAAGGTAAGAAAGTTGCCCCACATCCTCATCAACTCAAAAATGCCGTACGTGGGTTAGGTTTCTATCGGTTGAATCTGTTTAAGCCATTAATTAACTCTAAAAAGCGCTATACCTCAGTACCTGTGCATGTTTTATCGATGACCAAAGATCGTTTTGTGCCTCAACACATCGTAGATAAACAAGACAGATGGGTAAATTCGTCTTTTACACGTACGGATATTCATGCGGGTCACTGGGGAATTGCGAGCCATCCTGATTTAATCGCAATGCCTATTCGTAATTATATTCAAAAGCTTACTGCGTAA
- a CDS encoding metal-dependent hydrolase, whose protein sequence is MYPNTFKDMASKTLWPLFPRRVAFNWNESPLHWMPQSPIGSHAVNHFSFTLVRGEYFFCRIFNKALPFVTDEKLKKDVETFIRQEAIHAQAHKESIEKYIQRYGVDIEEQYERVIELFDYMLADKPFGKALPKRMQKSWLLFRVGIVAAAEHYTCALGQYALTKAHWEDKGCDPAVSDLFTWHCAEEVEHRTVAFDLFEHLGGNYALRAAIMSMVAPIFTYLMVKGTQELAAVDRSLPKSQQTLARFGFWQQWFKASSQELVPSPVWFMTTAKNFFKPSYHPYYEGSTELALDYINRSPAVKLYEEIQKGLVS, encoded by the coding sequence ATGTACCCAAACACATTCAAAGATATGGCTTCTAAAACTTTATGGCCTTTATTTCCACGTCGTGTTGCTTTTAATTGGAATGAATCACCACTCCACTGGATGCCACAATCTCCAATAGGAAGTCATGCTGTAAACCATTTCAGTTTTACACTTGTGCGAGGAGAGTACTTTTTCTGCCGTATTTTTAATAAGGCATTGCCATTTGTAACCGATGAAAAATTAAAAAAAGATGTAGAAACTTTTATCCGCCAAGAGGCGATTCATGCTCAAGCGCACAAAGAATCTATCGAAAAATATATACAGCGTTATGGCGTTGATATTGAAGAACAGTATGAGCGTGTAATTGAACTCTTTGATTACATGCTTGCAGACAAGCCGTTTGGAAAAGCTCTACCAAAGCGTATGCAAAAGTCTTGGTTATTGTTCCGTGTAGGCATTGTTGCTGCTGCTGAACATTATACGTGTGCATTAGGGCAATACGCTTTGACGAAAGCACACTGGGAAGACAAAGGTTGTGATCCAGCAGTAAGTGATCTATTTACTTGGCACTGTGCCGAAGAAGTTGAGCATCGAACGGTTGCTTTCGATTTATTTGAGCACTTAGGCGGGAATTATGCATTACGTGCTGCAATCATGAGTATGGTGGCACCAATTTTCACTTATTTAATGGTTAAAGGCACGCAAGAGCTTGCAGCAGTAGATCGTAGTTTACCTAAATCTCAACAAACCTTAGCTCGCTTTGGTTTTTGGCAACAATGGTTTAAAGCAAGTTCTCAAGAATTAGTACCAAGTCCTGTCTGGTTTATGACTACAGCTAAAAATTTCTTTAAACCTTCGTATCATCCTTACTATGAAGGTTCAACTGAGCTTGCATTGGATTATATAAACCGTTCACCAGCGGTCAAACTTTATGAAGAAATACAAAAAGGATTGGTGAGCTAA
- a CDS encoding mechanosensitive ion channel family protein: MDFLSFFRDIRVQLSHYPWLEMFVSLTILILFAAIANFIAKRIIVRGVRHLVTKLKSPNQSIFAQHSVIKKFANIVPAVVIMNGIATVPHLTPKFISFVEMGAQAFIFLTLALTVSELLNIFNLIYQRNPKSRNKPIKGYLQLVKLILFVVCGLMILGTFLKKDVFTLLAGFGAMAAVLMLVFQNTILSLVASVQIASYDMVRIGDWIEMPSLNADGDVIDISLHTVTVQNFDKTYTTIPTNKLVTDTFKNWRGMSNSGCRRMKRSLFLDQSSVHFMSDEEQQKLKEFLLLDQYLDAKNSEIEEFNKHLSNQSRYNKRRLTNIGTFRAYVEFYLRQHKGIAQNQTIMVRQLQPTSQGLPLEIYAFTNTIAWVSYEAIQSDIFDHLIAILPEFGLRVYQAPSGHDLQRLTTEINPS; the protein is encoded by the coding sequence TTGGATTTTTTAAGTTTTTTCCGCGATATTCGGGTTCAGTTAAGCCATTATCCTTGGCTAGAAATGTTTGTTTCACTCACTATTTTGATTTTATTTGCAGCAATAGCAAATTTTATTGCTAAACGCATTATTGTGCGGGGCGTCCGTCACTTGGTGACCAAGCTAAAATCCCCCAATCAATCTATTTTTGCCCAGCATAGCGTCATAAAGAAATTTGCAAATATTGTTCCTGCTGTTGTGATTATGAACGGTATTGCAACGGTTCCTCATCTAACTCCAAAGTTCATTTCGTTTGTCGAAATGGGCGCGCAAGCATTTATCTTTCTTACACTCGCGCTTACGGTCAGCGAACTTTTAAATATCTTTAATCTTATTTATCAGCGTAATCCGAAGTCTAGAAACAAGCCGATTAAAGGTTACTTACAGTTGGTTAAGTTAATCTTATTTGTTGTCTGTGGCCTGATGATTTTAGGAACATTCCTTAAAAAGGATGTGTTCACTTTACTGGCAGGTTTCGGTGCGATGGCAGCGGTATTAATGTTGGTTTTCCAAAACACGATTTTGTCTTTAGTGGCGAGTGTACAAATTGCCTCTTACGACATGGTGCGGATTGGAGACTGGATTGAGATGCCGTCGCTTAATGCAGATGGTGATGTAATTGATATTTCGCTGCATACGGTCACTGTGCAAAATTTTGATAAAACCTATACCACCATTCCAACCAATAAACTCGTTACCGATACATTTAAAAACTGGCGAGGCATGAGCAATTCGGGCTGCCGTCGAATGAAGCGTTCACTCTTTCTCGATCAAAGCAGTGTTCATTTCATGAGTGACGAAGAGCAACAAAAGCTCAAAGAGTTTTTATTATTAGACCAATATCTCGATGCGAAGAATTCTGAAATTGAAGAGTTCAATAAGCATTTAAGCAATCAATCTCGTTATAACAAGCGCCGTTTAACCAATATTGGGACATTTAGAGCCTATGTTGAATTTTATTTGCGCCAACACAAGGGGATTGCCCAAAATCAAACCATTATGGTTCGTCAATTACAGCCGACTAGCCAAGGTTTGCCTTTAGAAATTTATGCATTTACTAATACGATTGCATGGGTTTCTTATGAAGCAATTCAGTCAGATATTTTTGACCACTTAATTGCGATTCTTCCTGAATTTGGTTTACGTGTTTACCAAGCACCTTCAGGTCATGATTTGCAGAGATTAACCACAGAGATTAATCCAAGTTAA
- a CDS encoding DUF3592 domain-containing protein: MKFSDFLTFIGVVWFSLFFVYIAWTFFLKSLVHKFLIYKRGMITSAEVVYFQDSLAKVQYRPLCYIKLKFQTGQGQIITENLKVLIAKQNHDQYKVGSIIKIKYDPKNLKNISILGEIMV, from the coding sequence GTGAAATTTTCTGATTTTTTGACTTTTATTGGAGTAGTCTGGTTTAGCTTATTCTTTGTCTATATTGCTTGGACCTTTTTTCTTAAAAGTCTGGTTCATAAGTTTTTAATCTATAAACGAGGAATGATTACTTCTGCCGAGGTCGTATATTTTCAGGACTCATTAGCTAAGGTGCAATATCGCCCGTTATGTTATATAAAATTGAAATTTCAAACTGGGCAAGGCCAAATCATTACTGAAAACCTTAAGGTGCTTATTGCTAAACAAAATCACGATCAATATAAGGTCGGTAGCATCATCAAAATTAAATATGACCCTAAAAATTTAAAGAATATTTCGATATTGGGAGAGATCATGGTTTAA
- a CDS encoding glycosyltransferase translates to MKIGIVIPAHNEEHYLSTCLHSIQVAIENVSGYDVEVIVVLDNCTDQSRLIVQSHQINWIECNYACVGQARDLGIRHLIGRGVTWIACTDADTVVSPDWLRYQIQHQPTDAICGTVTLDDFSHLSITKQQKYLAHYKDQMDHAHIHGANLSFSTEVYILVGGFEPISCDEDVSLIKKLIKHCCNITWSNLVRVTTSSRLNGRAPQGLSYFLNNL, encoded by the coding sequence ATGAAAATAGGTATCGTCATTCCAGCGCATAACGAAGAGCACTATTTATCTACTTGTTTGCACTCTATTCAGGTCGCTATAGAGAACGTTAGCGGTTATGACGTAGAGGTGATTGTGGTACTGGATAACTGTACAGATCAGTCGCGGTTGATTGTACAAAGCCATCAAATCAATTGGATTGAATGTAACTATGCATGTGTTGGGCAAGCACGAGATTTAGGAATTCGTCATTTAATTGGGCGTGGCGTGACATGGATTGCATGTACGGATGCAGACACAGTCGTTAGTCCTGATTGGTTGCGCTATCAAATCCAGCACCAACCTACAGATGCAATTTGCGGTACTGTAACGCTAGATGATTTTAGTCATCTATCTATAACGAAACAGCAAAAATATTTAGCGCATTATAAAGATCAGATGGATCACGCGCATATTCATGGGGCCAATCTAAGTTTTAGTACAGAGGTTTATATTTTAGTAGGTGGCTTTGAGCCTATTTCATGCGATGAAGATGTATCTTTAATCAAAAAATTGATCAAGCATTGTTGTAATATTACTTGGAGTAATCTGGTTCGAGTGACAACGAGTAGTCGCTTAAACGGACGTGCACCTCAGGGCTTATCGTACTTTTTAAATAATCTCTAA
- a CDS encoding class I SAM-dependent methyltransferase: MIHSRMYFEDLYRHNSDPWGYDSHWYEARKRQICLALLTRPRYSKVLEVGCSNGHLSFHLAQRAGQLLCIDVSESAVRLASERLKEFEHVVVENRKIPEDYSIQKFDLILISEMAYYLSADELQQFIEKLKHSLNDDGEILCCHWRHEIQDFELNAEKVHQGFQQHFPFHHYLSLNDPDFMIDLWTANTSSLAQQEKLR; encoded by the coding sequence GTGATTCATTCTCGCATGTACTTTGAAGATTTATATCGTCATAACAGTGATCCGTGGGGCTATGACTCTCATTGGTATGAAGCTCGTAAAAGACAAATTTGTCTCGCGCTGCTGACAAGACCTCGTTACTCAAAAGTGTTAGAAGTGGGCTGTTCAAATGGACATTTAAGTTTTCATTTGGCGCAAAGAGCCGGGCAACTGCTGTGTATAGATGTCTCTGAGAGTGCTGTTCGCTTAGCGTCCGAGCGCCTAAAAGAGTTTGAGCATGTGGTTGTTGAAAATAGAAAAATACCTGAAGACTACTCAATTCAAAAATTCGACCTTATTTTAATTAGTGAGATGGCCTATTACTTATCGGCTGATGAATTGCAGCAGTTTATTGAAAAGTTAAAACATAGTTTAAATGATGACGGTGAGATTCTTTGTTGTCATTGGCGTCATGAAATTCAAGATTTTGAATTAAATGCAGAAAAAGTCCATCAAGGCTTTCAGCAACATTTTCCATTTCATCACTATCTCAGTTTAAACGATCCAGATTTTATGATTGATCTATGGACGGCGAACACTTCCTCTTTAGCACAGCAGGAAAAACTAAGATGA
- a CDS encoding PIG-L deacetylase family protein has product MGTLKHPLVEDRIIFGEGTSKEQWLNAFQQQPLAALDLELFRSKRVVIVAPHPDDEVLGCGGLMQQLIALNCKILILAVSNGTQSHPNSTKYPPDQLNILRPQESLAALKSLGVADSTEHVELHLLDGQIHLQTDQLWQSLEQIVQADDILICSYAFDGHPDHEAVGKTVQAYATAKQLLCLHVLIWAWHWAKPLDSRIDWYRAKAYHLTEEQLTKKHQAILQFKTQLEADETTGNASVLSSSAIKRLLMPYEVYLSDSFSHVL; this is encoded by the coding sequence ATGGGAACTTTAAAACATCCTTTGGTCGAAGACCGCATTATTTTTGGTGAGGGTACGTCCAAAGAGCAATGGTTAAATGCATTTCAACAACAACCTTTAGCGGCTTTAGATCTTGAGTTATTTCGCTCTAAAAGGGTGGTGATTGTTGCTCCACATCCTGATGATGAGGTGCTTGGTTGCGGTGGTTTAATGCAGCAACTTATTGCGCTGAATTGTAAGATCCTCATTTTAGCGGTAAGTAACGGCACCCAAAGCCATCCTAACTCTACAAAATATCCTCCAGATCAGCTCAATATTCTTCGTCCACAAGAAAGCCTAGCAGCCTTAAAGTCTTTAGGGGTAGCCGACTCAACCGAGCATGTAGAGCTTCATTTGTTAGATGGTCAGATTCATTTACAAACCGATCAACTGTGGCAGAGTTTAGAGCAGATCGTTCAAGCCGACGATATTCTAATTTGTAGCTATGCCTTTGATGGTCACCCAGACCACGAAGCCGTAGGTAAAACCGTACAAGCTTACGCAACAGCTAAGCAACTTCTATGTTTACACGTATTAATTTGGGCTTGGCATTGGGCAAAGCCGTTAGACTCACGAATTGATTGGTACCGAGCAAAAGCCTATCACTTAACCGAAGAACAGCTAACTAAAAAACATCAAGCAATTTTGCAGTTTAAAACCCAACTTGAAGCAGATGAAACCACGGGTAATGCCTCGGTTCTTTCTTCAAGTGCAATTAAACGTCTTTTAATGCCTTATGAGGTTTATTTGAGTGATTCATTCTCGCATGTACTTTGA